The stretch of DNA GACGCCTTCCGGAGATCACCGGTCGGCAAGACGGGCCCGGTCGCGGCCTACCGATCGGTGCACGCGGGGAGCGTGAACGAGAACGTCGCCCCCTCGCCGGGCTTCGAGTCGACCCAGATGTCGCCGTCGTGGCGCTCGACGATCCGCTGACTGAGCGCGAGCCCGAGTCCCGTTCCCTCGTACTCCTCGTGGCTGTGAAGGCGATCGAAGACCGTGAACACGCGATCGTGGTCCGCCGGGTCGATTCCGATCCCCTCGTCGCGGACCGAGATCACCCACTCTCGTCCCCGCCGCTTCGCACCGACGTGCACCCGCGGCGGCTCGTCGCCGCTGTACGTGATCGCGTTCGATAGCAGGTTCTGGAACACTTGCCGCAACTGGCTCGCGTCACCGTCGACGCGCGGGAGCCGTTCCGCCGTGACCTCGGCGTCGCGCTCCCCGATCTGTAGCTGCAAGTCGTCGAGGACGTCCTCGAGAACCGTCTCGAGCTCCATCGGTTCGAACGGATCGCCTCGCGTTTCGACCCGGGAGTACGCGAGCAACCCGTCGATCATGTCTCGCATGCGTTCGGCCCCGTCGACGGCGAACCCGAGAAACTCCCGGCCGTCCGCGTCGAAGGCGTCGTCGTATCGACCCTCGAGCAACTGGAGATAGCTCGTCACCATCCGGAGCGGTTCCTGCAGGTCGTGTGAGGCGGCGTAGGCGAACTGCTCCAGGCGCTCGTTGGACTCCTCGAGTGCCCGCTCGCGTTGCTTTCGCTCGAGTTCGTACTGCATCCACTGCGACAGGAGGTGGTGGAACGTCCGCTCGGCGTCGGTAAACGCCCGGTTCTGCGGGTCCGATCCGACGAAGAAGAGCGTCCGGTCGGGCGCGTTCTCGAGTTCGATCTGCGTGCCGAGATACGTCTTGACGCCGAACTCCTCGTAGGCGAGGGTGCCGCCGAACCCGGCGTCGACGGGATCGGTCACGCTGGCCGTCTGCTCGCCGTCGACGGTCAACCGACAGTAGGTCTCCGAGAGTGGCACCTGTGTACCTGGCGTGAGGTGGTCGTGGTCGTCGCTGACGGCTTCCACTTCGAACGAGTCGGTAGCCGGATCGATGCGGGCCATCCCGCCGAGTTCGAGATCGAAGCGTTCACAGCCCAGTTCGAGCATCGCCTGTCGCTTCTCGTCGAACGAGCGGTCCGGATCGGCCGCGATCTCGTACAGCGTTCGTTCGTTGGACTCCCGTTGCTCCTGCTCGAGCTGGTATTTCACCCACTGTCCCAGCAGGCGGTGGAAGGTCAGTTCGCCGTCGGTAAAGTCCGTGTCTCGTCGCTCGTCGGAAACGAAAAAGAACGTCCGGTCGTTCCCCCCCTCGACGGGGAGGGAGGTGCCGAGATACGCCCGCAAACCGAACTCCTCGTAGACGGTCAGATCGTCGCACCCCTCGCGTCGCGGGTCCGACACGCTTCGGGTGGTTTCGACGTCGGTGGCGGCGTGACAGTACGTCTCCGACAGCGGGAGTTCGACGCCGGGCTCGAAGTGGGCGTGGTCGTCGCTGACGTGCTCGATTTCGAACCAGTCGTCGTCGGTATCGACGCGGGCCATCGCCCCGAGTTCGAGGTCGAACCGCTCGCAGCCGAGGTCGAAGAGCTCCTGTAGCTTCTCCTCGAACGAGCGGTCGGTGTTGGCTGTGATTTCCGTCTGCCGCTCGAGATACCGGTGGTGGTCCTGTAGTTCGGCCCGCGCTTCGGTGCGGTCGAGTAACGTCCCCATCATCCGGTCGATTTCGCGCTCGGGCTGGTCGGGTCCGAAGAACTCCTCGGGCGGCGTGTAGTAGAAATTCTGACAGACCGTCTGGTCGGCGATCAGATGCGGGTGGGTCTTGATGATGTCCCGAACGATCTCCGCGGAGAACTGCTCGCGATTGTACTGACAGAGCGCGATCCCGTCGGCGTCCGGGAGGAAGCGGTTGAGCTTGGCTTCGTACTCGATGAGCTTCTCGAGCGGGGGATCGTCGCCGAACACCCACGTCATCTCGCCGGTGATTCGGAGCCCCTCGTAGTCGGTCGCGGCCTCGTCGATCGCATCGGAGAGGAACGCGATCATGTCGTCGGGGTCGAACGCCCCGTTCCGGAGGTAGGACTCCTGCGCGGTGTGGACCGTCAGCGCGCCCGACTCGAGCGCGCCGTCGACGTCGACGCCGGCGTCCCGAAGCGCCGCGAGGATCGTTTCGACGTCGTTTTCGTCGGCGATGTAGAGACAGCGTTCGCCGCGCTCGAGTCCCTGCGTGACGTAGGGGATTGCCGTCGCGAACTGTTCGGCCTGCGTCTCGTAGAGGAGGGCCAGATGGTCGTACGAGCTGTGTTCGGGGACCGGTTCGACGGGGCCGTCGAACGCTGGGCTCGCTTGCAGTGCTTCGAGACCTGTGTCGAGTCCGAGCACGTCGGCGTCGGTGTTTTGTATCGGGTGGCTCATTGGGACGTTTCGAGTAGCCGTAGATAGTCGACTCGGCGACGGATCGGGTCGTCCGTGATCCGCCAGCGGTCGTCGTTCGCGCGGAGTGAGCGGCCGTCCGGAGCGACTGCACGCCTCCGTCGTTCTACAGACAGACACTGGACACACGCGGATAAGCGCGCCGGTCAAACGGCGTCGGAACAGTGACACTATCGGGGCGCTACTGACCGAGCCGCCAGTCGTTGGACGAAGGAACGGCTGATCGGCGGACTAGCGAGTGCAGGCAGTATCCTTTTCGATCCGCCTGGCTCACCTCCGCCCATGTCCAACGAACGACCGACCGCTGCGGAACTGCGACAGGGGATGACCGTCGAAATCGTGCAGGACGACGCGGACCCCCAGTCCGAGGATACGGAGCCGATCATCGGCGAGGTCGGGACGATCCACGGTGACGACCCCGAGGGGCCGCACGTCAAGTTGAAAAGCGGCGTCGTCGGTCACGTTCGGTCGGTCGCCCCCGACGAGTAGCGATCGCCGCGGTTCACGCACCCGGGCAGTCGACGGGCCCTGGGTCTTTCGCCGGCCGAAGCGGTTTCCGATGCGACGGCGACGGCGGGGGATGCGCGACTCGAGTCTCACCGGGCTCGTTCACGACGTCGCCGCCGTCGCCCGCGAACGCCAACTCGGCGTCCCCGCCGCCGGCCTCGCGTCTCACGCGTTCGATACGGTACTGACGTGGGTGTACGTCGGCAGCCGCTGGCTGCTGCTCGGGGCCGTCCTCGATGCGGTTCTCGCCGATCTCGTCGGTCCGGAGACTGAGTGGGTCCCCCTGTGAGCGGTTGCGGTCGACGTACGCGTGACGATTCGACCGAGCTTCCTCACCGATCGCGTCTAACTTTCCCGGCATTTTGATTGAGAAATTCAAATATATGGCGCAAAAAGACGAGTGTTCAAGCACCTTCTAGAGCGGTATCGACACATTCATGGTTGGGAGAACGATACATCCGACTATGGGGCCCGAAGCAGAGTCGATCGGAAGTCGTTCGAGCGAGACGGGTGACGTCGTCGCAGCGGTCGACGAAATCGACGGCAATCCGCATCTCGTCGTCGCCGATATCGCACAGGACGACAGCTGGATCGCCATATCCGAAACCGCCGCCGCCTCGCTCGAGGAGTGGCGATAGCTGCTTCGGGGAGCCGCCGCTCGACGGATCGCGTTTTCGGCGACCGTCCCGCGGCCGTCGGTCGTCCATCGCTCACTCGCGGGTACCATCCGTTCGGAACGCGGCGGCGATGGTGTTCGCTCGCACTTCGCCGATCCCGTCGATACGCGTCAGGTCCTCGCGACCCGCCTCGAGCAGGGCTTCGACGCTCGGATACCGATCGTACAGCGTCGCCGCGAGTTCGGGACCGATGCCCTCGATACAGCCGTATATCCGCTTCGTCGTGGGCTCGCGACGGCTCGGGACCGAGCCGACCGGTAGCCGGTCGGTCGTGGGGTCCTCCGCGTGTTTCCGCCCGAGTCGGATCGCGAAGTCGACCAGTCGTCGGCGGTCCGTACAGGGGACGACGGGCACCCCCTGCCGGGCGGTGATCGAGGCCATCGATCCCCGAATCGACGCCGGCGAGACGGTCGTTCGCAGCGACTCGAGGTCGGCGAACTCCCCCTCGAGCAGGACGTACGAGTGGTCGTACGCGGTGGCCATCCGCTCGACCTGATCGGTGAGGTCCGAACCGGCCCGACCCACGGCGCTGGTGACGTAATCGCGGGGCGTCTTGCGTTCGAACCCGACCGACCCGATCGCGAGGTCGCCGCTCGCGAGCCGCTCGACGCGCACCTCGGTGACGTCGGCGTGGCGTCGAACCGCCTCGACGAGCCCGGCGGGCTCCCGGTCGTCGACGGTGACAGCAACGCGCATACCGGACCGGACGCGCTCGAGCGATGAACGGGTGTCGGTCGCAGCGAGCGCGACCGGACCGATGCTTTCTATCCCCAGGAACCCGTACCGGCGACGAATGGTTTCCGCACGAACGCGCGACGAGGACCGGCTGCTCGTCGTCGCGCCCCCCGAAGGGAGAGCCGGTGCGCTCGACCCCGCGCGCTACGACGACGCGTTCGACGTGACGGCGGTGGCGACCGCGGCCGACGCGCTCGACCATCTCGAGAGCCACGCCGTCGACTGTCTCCTGACCGGACAGTCCCTTCCGGGCGTGGAATCGACCGGACTGGTGCTCCTCGAAGCGGTTCGGGAGCACCGTCCCGACCTCCCGGTGGTACTCTCCCCGACCGACGGCGACGAGTCGCTGGCCAGCGAGGCCGTCGCTGCGGGTGTCACGGAGTACGTGTCGCGAGACGCCGCCGCGGACGATCCGATCGAGGACTGCCGAGCGGCGGTCGAACGGGCCCTCTCGACGGGCCGCGAGCGGCGACGCCGGCGGGAGCGCGCGCAACGGTTCGACGCGATCTTCGAGGACCCGGAGACGTACTCGTGGGTACTCGAGCCGGACGGGACCGTTCGGCGGGCCAGCGAACCGGCGCTCGAGGCGATCGGCGCGGCCGCGAGCGACGTTCGTGGCCGGCCCGTGCAGGAACTACCCTGGTGGCAGGGGACCGCGAACGGAAGCGCGGCGATCCGGGACGCGATCGAGCGAGCGGCGAGCGGCGAGATCGCACACCGAGAACTGACGCCGGTTCGCGCCAACGGTGCCGGGACGACCGAGGGAGACGGCGGCTCCCCGCGCGAGACCGCGGACCCGAGAGACCAGACGTTCGAGGTGACGGTCCGACCGGTCCGCGACGAGTCCGGGGGCGTCGTCTCGCTGCTCGCGCGGGCGACCGACGTCACCGAACGCGTCCGACTCGAGCGGGAGCTTCGCGAATCCGAAGAGCTCCACCGGGTGACGCTCAACAACATGACCGATACCGTCCTCATCACGGACGACGACGGCGAGTTCACCTACGTCTGTCCGAACGTCCACTTCATCTTCGGCTACTCCGACGACGAGATCCGCGAGCTGGGGACGATCGACGAGCTGCTCGGGTCGGATCTCTTCGACCGCGAGGAGCTCGAGGCGGCGAGCGTGTTGACCAACCTCGAGTGTACGGCGACCGACCGGGCCGGGCGCGAACACACGCTGCTGGTCAACGTTCGCGAGGTCTCGATTCAGGGTGGGACCACCCTCTACAGCTGCCGCGACATCACGAAGCGAAAGCGCCGCGAGGAGGCGCTGACGGCGCTCCACCGGACCGCACGCGAACTCCTGTACGCCGAAACCGATCGCGAAATCGCCGACATCGTCGTCGAAGACGCGACGGACGTCCTCGACTGCGAGGCGAGCGCGGCGTACCTGTTCGACACGGACGAGAGCGTATTGCGGCCGGCCGCGGCCGCGCCGGGGATGGAGCGGTTACACGGTCCGGTCCGCGACCACCGGGCGACGAACGACAGTATTCCCGGTCGCGTCTTCGTCGACGGCGAGAGCCGATTCTTCGCCGACGTTCACGACGCACCCTCGCTCTCGAGTCCGGGGACCGACCTGCGAAGCGCCGCGTACATCCCGCTGGGCGATCACGGCGTCTTCGTCGTCGGATCGGCCGAGTCCGACGCGTTCGACGACGTGTCCCGCGAGCTGACCGACCTCCTCGCGGCGACCGCGGAGGCCGCGCTCGACCGGGTCGAGCGGGAGGGAACGCTGCGCGAGCGGGACCGCGAACTCGAGCGGCAGAACCGCCAGCTCACGCGCCTCAACGGGATCAACGAGATCATCAGGGACCTCGATCAGGCACTGGTCCGGGCGGAGACCCGCGACGAAATCGAACGCGCGGTCTGCGACCGGCTCACGGCCGCCGACCGGTTCTCGTTCGCCTGGATCGGGACCGTCGACGCCGGTCGCGACCGCCTCGAGTCGCGGGCCCACGGCGGTGCGGCCGAGGGCCGGGAGTACCTCGACAGCGTTTCGCTCTCGCTCGCGGACGCGACCGAGCCCGCGGTCAGGACGGCGACCGATCGCGACGTGACCGTCGTCCCGAACGTCGCGAACGGACTCCGCGACGAGGCGTGGCGGTCGGCGGCGCTCGCCTGCGAGTATCAGTCCGCCGTGAGCGTGCCGCTCTCCTACGACGAGTTCACGTACGGCGTCCTGACCGTCTACGCCGACCGGCCCGAGGCGTTCGACGACATGATCCGCGCCGTCCTCGCGGAACTCGGCGAGACGATCGCGTCCGCGATCGCCGCGGTCGAGCGCAAGCGCGCGCTCGTCTCGGGCGCGAGCACGCGACTCGAGTTCGAGGTGACCGACGACACGTTCGTCTTCGCCCGTCTCGCCCGGCGGAGCGACGCCGTGCTCTCGTTCGACGGGAGCGTTCGTCAGGACGAGGACGGGGCGTCGGTGTTCGTGACCGTCGA from Natrinema salaciae encodes:
- a CDS encoding MEDS domain-containing protein, giving the protein MSHPIQNTDADVLGLDTGLEALQASPAFDGPVEPVPEHSSYDHLALLYETQAEQFATAIPYVTQGLERGERCLYIADENDVETILAALRDAGVDVDGALESGALTVHTAQESYLRNGAFDPDDMIAFLSDAIDEAATDYEGLRITGEMTWVFGDDPPLEKLIEYEAKLNRFLPDADGIALCQYNREQFSAEIVRDIIKTHPHLIADQTVCQNFYYTPPEEFFGPDQPEREIDRMMGTLLDRTEARAELQDHHRYLERQTEITANTDRSFEEKLQELFDLGCERFDLELGAMARVDTDDDWFEIEHVSDDHAHFEPGVELPLSETYCHAATDVETTRSVSDPRREGCDDLTVYEEFGLRAYLGTSLPVEGGNDRTFFFVSDERRDTDFTDGELTFHRLLGQWVKYQLEQEQRESNERTLYEIAADPDRSFDEKRQAMLELGCERFDLELGGMARIDPATDSFEVEAVSDDHDHLTPGTQVPLSETYCRLTVDGEQTASVTDPVDAGFGGTLAYEEFGVKTYLGTQIELENAPDRTLFFVGSDPQNRAFTDAERTFHHLLSQWMQYELERKQRERALEESNERLEQFAYAASHDLQEPLRMVTSYLQLLEGRYDDAFDADGREFLGFAVDGAERMRDMIDGLLAYSRVETRGDPFEPMELETVLEDVLDDLQLQIGERDAEVTAERLPRVDGDASQLRQVFQNLLSNAITYSGDEPPRVHVGAKRRGREWVISVRDEGIGIDPADHDRVFTVFDRLHSHEEYEGTGLGLALSQRIVERHDGDIWVDSKPGEGATFSFTLPACTDR
- a CDS encoding DUF2196 domain-containing protein gives rise to the protein MSNERPTAAELRQGMTVEIVQDDADPQSEDTEPIIGEVGTIHGDDPEGPHVKLKSGVVGHVRSVAPDE
- a CDS encoding DUF7556 family protein, which gives rise to MGPEAESIGSRSSETGDVVAAVDEIDGNPHLVVADIAQDDSWIAISETAAASLEEWR
- a CDS encoding ERCC4 domain-containing protein translates to MRVAVTVDDREPAGLVEAVRRHADVTEVRVERLASGDLAIGSVGFERKTPRDYVTSAVGRAGSDLTDQVERMATAYDHSYVLLEGEFADLESLRTTVSPASIRGSMASITARQGVPVVPCTDRRRLVDFAIRLGRKHAEDPTTDRLPVGSVPSRREPTTKRIYGCIEGIGPELAATLYDRYPSVEALLEAGREDLTRIDGIGEVRANTIAAAFRTDGTRE
- a CDS encoding bacterio-opsin activator domain-containing protein, with product MVSARTRDEDRLLVVAPPEGRAGALDPARYDDAFDVTAVATAADALDHLESHAVDCLLTGQSLPGVESTGLVLLEAVREHRPDLPVVLSPTDGDESLASEAVAAGVTEYVSRDAAADDPIEDCRAAVERALSTGRERRRRRERAQRFDAIFEDPETYSWVLEPDGTVRRASEPALEAIGAAASDVRGRPVQELPWWQGTANGSAAIRDAIERAASGEIAHRELTPVRANGAGTTEGDGGSPRETADPRDQTFEVTVRPVRDESGGVVSLLARATDVTERVRLERELRESEELHRVTLNNMTDTVLITDDDGEFTYVCPNVHFIFGYSDDEIRELGTIDELLGSDLFDREELEAASVLTNLECTATDRAGREHTLLVNVREVSIQGGTTLYSCRDITKRKRREEALTALHRTARELLYAETDREIADIVVEDATDVLDCEASAAYLFDTDESVLRPAAAAPGMERLHGPVRDHRATNDSIPGRVFVDGESRFFADVHDAPSLSSPGTDLRSAAYIPLGDHGVFVVGSAESDAFDDVSRELTDLLAATAEAALDRVEREGTLRERDRELERQNRQLTRLNGINEIIRDLDQALVRAETRDEIERAVCDRLTAADRFSFAWIGTVDAGRDRLESRAHGGAAEGREYLDSVSLSLADATEPAVRTATDRDVTVVPNVANGLRDEAWRSAALACEYQSAVSVPLSYDEFTYGVLTVYADRPEAFDDMIRAVLAELGETIASAIAAVERKRALVSGASTRLEFEVTDDTFVFARLARRSDAVLSFDGSVRQDEDGASVFVTVDGAPPAAVATAAEDLVTVERARVISSDGLGIGDDESIADGSDADADLGGAVLLHLSRPALALRLADHGVLLRGIEATPSTARVVVDVPRPVDARESADILSTVFADVDLRSKRTVERTTPRDLDAKLRDRLTDRQLEVVQFAYYGGYFESPRENSGEDVAAALDISPAAFYRHVRTAQRKLFEVVFDEIGLPANAAPGVE